A DNA window from Amycolatopsis sp. DSM 110486 contains the following coding sequences:
- the rph gene encoding ribonuclease PH — MTRKDGRNDDQLRDIKITRGFQKWPAGSVLIEFGNTRVLCAASVTEGVPRWRAGSGLGWVTAEYAMLPSATNTRGDREAVKGRIGGRTHEISRLIGRSLRACIDLAALGENTIVIDCDVIQADGGTRTAAVTGGYVALRDAITWLGAANRLNDPQPLSSSVAAVSVGVVDGRVRLDLPYEEDSRAEVDMNVVATDAGTLIEVQGTGEGATFARSTLDTMLDLALAGCATLTQLQNEALALPYPGELPQPRPDRKKGAK, encoded by the coding sequence GTGACGAGGAAAGATGGCAGGAACGACGACCAGCTCCGCGACATCAAGATCACCCGCGGGTTTCAGAAGTGGCCTGCCGGTTCGGTGCTCATCGAGTTCGGCAACACGCGCGTGCTGTGCGCGGCCAGCGTCACCGAGGGCGTGCCGCGCTGGCGGGCGGGGTCCGGGCTCGGCTGGGTCACGGCGGAGTACGCGATGCTCCCGTCGGCCACCAACACCCGCGGCGACCGCGAAGCCGTGAAGGGCCGCATCGGCGGCCGCACCCACGAGATCTCCCGGCTGATCGGTCGGTCCCTGCGCGCGTGCATCGACCTCGCGGCGCTGGGCGAGAACACGATCGTGATCGACTGCGACGTGATCCAGGCCGACGGCGGCACCCGCACCGCCGCGGTCACCGGCGGCTACGTCGCCCTGCGCGACGCCATCACGTGGCTCGGCGCGGCCAACCGGCTCAACGACCCGCAGCCGCTGTCGTCCTCCGTCGCCGCGGTGAGTGTCGGCGTGGTCGACGGGCGCGTGCGCCTGGACCTGCCGTACGAGGAGGACTCGCGCGCGGAGGTCGACATGAACGTGGTCGCCACCGACGCCGGCACGCTCATCGAGGTGCAGGGCACGGGCGAGGGCGCCACCTTCGCACGGTCCACTTTGGACACCATGCTTGACCTGGCGCTCGCCGGCTGCGCGACGCTCACGCAGCTGCAGAACGAGGCACTGGCGCTGCCGTACCCGGGTGAGCTGCCGCAGCCGCGCCCGGACAGGAAGAAGGGCGCCAAGTGA
- a CDS encoding MBL fold metallo-hydrolase, translating to MRLTILGCSGSVPGPNAAASGYLLEAEGFRLGLELGNGAFAQLQTVLDPFDLDALVLSHLHSDHCADVNSLTVLRRYHPAPPYPARPRQLPLYAPADAPARLAHAYAADADERAAVDLSDVYAFHTLREETVRIGPFDVTAAVVQHPTPAFGLRISYGGAILAYTGDTGPCAALGELADGVDVLLSEASWTDAADRPDGVHLSGKQAGELAKDAGVGRLLLTHIAPWTDSRAVLAEATAVFPDSELVTQGAVYDI from the coding sequence GTGCGACTGACGATCCTCGGCTGCTCGGGCAGCGTCCCCGGCCCGAACGCCGCCGCGTCCGGGTACCTGCTGGAAGCGGAGGGGTTCCGGCTGGGCCTCGAGCTCGGCAACGGCGCGTTCGCGCAGCTGCAGACGGTGCTCGACCCGTTCGACCTCGACGCGCTCGTCCTGTCGCACCTGCACTCGGACCACTGCGCCGACGTCAACTCCCTCACGGTGCTGCGCCGCTATCACCCGGCGCCGCCGTACCCGGCCCGGCCGCGGCAGCTGCCGCTCTACGCCCCGGCGGACGCGCCCGCGCGGCTGGCCCACGCGTACGCCGCCGACGCCGACGAGCGCGCCGCCGTGGACCTGTCCGACGTCTACGCCTTCCACACGCTGCGTGAGGAAACCGTGCGGATCGGGCCGTTCGACGTGACGGCAGCCGTGGTGCAGCACCCGACGCCCGCGTTCGGCCTGCGGATCTCCTACGGCGGCGCCATCCTCGCCTACACCGGCGACACCGGCCCGTGTGCCGCGCTGGGCGAGCTGGCCGACGGCGTCGACGTGTTGCTGTCCGAGGCCTCCTGGACGGACGCCGCCGACCGGCCCGATGGCGTGCACCTGTCCGGAAAACAGGCCGGTGAGCTGGCGAAGGACGCAGGCGTCGGGCGGCTGCTGCTCACGCACATCGCGCCGTGGACCGACAGCCGCGCGGTGCTCGCGGAGGCCACGGCGGTGTTCCCGGACAGCGAGCTCGTGACGCAGGGCGCCGTCTACGACATCTGA
- the murI gene encoding glutamate racemase, which translates to MSTPTADAPIGVFDSGVGGLTVARSILELLPAEQLRYVGDTARNPYGPLPIATARQYALEALDDLVEGGVKALVIACNTASAACLRDARERYDVPVIEVVLPAARRAASVTHSGRVGVIGTEGTVRSRAYDDAFAAAPDVQLTSVACHRFVDFVERGITSGRQILGLAQGYLQPLLEAEVDTLVLGCTHYPLLSGVLQIVMGQDVTLVSSADETAKDLYRVLTELDLLAERDTPPQHEFLATGSPEPFTRLAARFMGFAPGVLAPTSA; encoded by the coding sequence GTGAGCACCCCGACCGCCGACGCGCCCATCGGGGTTTTCGATTCCGGCGTCGGCGGTCTCACCGTCGCCCGGTCGATCCTCGAGTTGCTGCCGGCCGAGCAGCTGCGCTACGTCGGCGACACCGCACGCAACCCGTACGGCCCCCTCCCCATCGCGACGGCCCGCCAGTACGCCCTCGAAGCCCTCGACGACCTCGTCGAAGGCGGCGTGAAAGCCCTGGTCATCGCGTGCAACACGGCCTCGGCCGCCTGCCTGCGCGACGCCCGTGAGCGCTACGACGTCCCCGTCATCGAGGTCGTCCTGCCCGCCGCTCGTCGCGCCGCGTCGGTCACGCACAGTGGCCGCGTGGGCGTGATCGGGACCGAGGGGACCGTTCGCTCGCGTGCGTACGACGACGCTTTCGCCGCAGCGCCCGACGTGCAGCTCACGAGCGTCGCGTGCCACCGGTTCGTCGACTTCGTGGAGCGCGGCATCACGTCCGGGCGCCAGATCCTGGGCCTCGCGCAGGGCTATCTGCAGCCGCTGCTCGAAGCCGAGGTCGACACGCTCGTGCTCGGCTGCACGCACTACCCGCTGCTTTCCGGCGTGCTCCAGATCGTGATGGGTCAGGACGTCACGCTCGTCTCCAGCGCGGACGAGACGGCCAAGGACCTCTACCGCGTGCTCACCGAACTCGACCTCCTGGCCGAGCGCGACACGCCGCCGCAGCACGAGTTCCTGGCCACGGGATCGCCGGAGCCGTTCACGCGGCTGGCGGCGCGGTTCATGGGATTCGCGCCGGGTGTCCTCGCGCCGACCAGCGCCTAG